The segment AATGGTTAATATACTTGATTCCACAATAGACGGTGTTCATCATGTGAGTTCTTTTAAATTGTTTGTTGATGACTagcatttttattatatttttgttcATGGAGAACATACACTATGCTTTATTGTTAAAAAGTTTAAGCTTTTCTCTGATCTTACTTTTCTCATAGGTTGTTCATGCATAGCTACCAAACAAGTGATATTTCGCATCTGATTGCAACCGGTTGCACCTGAAGGTACCGGGAAAGATCTCTGTTTGATTAAAAATGATGCTAACATGATGGACAATATTGTAAAATTAGAACATTTTCAACTTTCAGTCCTGATGTCTCGTAAGTCCATTACATTCAACATCTCTCACCTAGTTACTAGATGCTGTCACATTTTCTCAGGCTAACCTATTAGTAATTCCAGCAACTTCCAGTCTAGCCATAGTCTCCATTTGGAATATAAAGTGGGGGACAAGCCTCCTTTTGCCTTACAAGTTATCTCATCGACAAGCCTTacagcatctctctctctctctgtgcctGTCTCTCTGTGTGTGTTTGTTTCTTTGTATttattgctgctgctgctgctgatgTTGCTAGTATTTGCATTTAAGTCTTCCTTGCTTCATGTCTCAATAAATTTTCAAAGTAGTTTGTATTACATATGCAGTCTAAACAAGCTACATAGTACAAAAACTGAATCATTATAAATTTGTATATTAAAAACATTAAAACAAAGTTTTAATAACTACCTCCGCTAGCTAGTTATTATTAACAAATAATTAACCCAACCTTCCCAAGCTTTAAATTCAGGATTCAAAGGTCCCTTGTTAGAGCCCCTGCAACCTCTGGAATCTGGATACTGGGATCAACCTATCAACCAAATTCTTTTCTGGAAAACAAATACATAAATCAAGCATTCAAAGGGGAGAGACCTTGCATTAGAACCAGACATTTGGATTGAAAACATGACCTGATTCTGGCAGCCTTTTTATCTGAGAGTCAGACATGCTACCATTGTGCCACGCTTTCAATTTAAATCAGAATTCCTAAAAAGACATTGatcataataaatcataaatctatTAGAACATTCCTAGCACAATCATTATGATCACCAAAGCAGAAAATTCTATCTTACTGGAAGTACAGCACACAAGCATGCAGAGTTTTCCATCTGTGACCATAGTTTAGCCTGTAATTGACCCAGTCTATATGTATCCAACATTAAGCATGCTTAAAACAGCCTACTTAGGTCCTTGTCATACCCAGCAACTTTGACTACACTTTGCTTACTCTGCTAACCCAAAAAGGAGATCTTGACAAACACTAAGAAGGAATTCTTCTCTTTAAGCTTCATCTTCGTTAAGCATAAACTggcttcaatatatatatatatatatatatatatatatatatatatatatatatatattatatatatatatatttgtttctTTTGGAGAAATGTGGTAGGAGAATGAGAGGGTGTCCAACTAGGGGACTCGAGTCATCTTGGCATTCACTTCAGTTTTCCTTTCTAGCTTGCTCGATGTCTTTCTCACAACATCTGAAGAGAAGCCTACGAACAAATCCCCCACAAATTATCTGACAACTTTGCAATTCCAACCTATAAAAGCCAAATCGCCTACTATTAAATCCAAGAATTGATGTTTTTATTAAGTATCTAGTGGTGCATGCGACAAGGAAAGACAATGGCAAGCATTGAAGCCACCATCAACTGAGCTTCATTTAAGCCAAGACCTGAACTCTCACCCTATCCCCACCTCATTTAACTCCCCCTATCTGAGCTCTCCTATGTGATTCAACCTAAAAGTTTCATACACGTGAACCTGCCTCTGCacacccccctcccctccctctctCATGACTCCTATTCAAACTCCATTCAAATGATAGCAATAACTGCCCTCTCCCTCCTCATGACTCCAGTCATCAGAGACCAGCTCTTGAAGACAGTCCCTTTCAAATGACACCCATAAATGAAGGCCCTGCCATTTTATCAATATCAATGGCAACATCCATTTCTCTTCCTCCTCACCATCTCTATAACTTTTATTGGTTTAATTTCACAAGAATTCATGTGAATCTTCCGAGCAATGCTCGTGGATCATGTGAAGCACATAAAAGATCCTCCGCGCCGTTCATTTATGATGCACCTTGCTCCAACCTTAATATATATGATCAAACCCCACCGTCCCTCACTCCCATGTTCTTGCCCTTCTTTTTAAATGGTTTCGCTTTGCCACCTCCTCCCTCCCTTTATGAATGCTATTCCACTGGATAGGCCAACACTTTGGACTGTAGGACTTGGGTGGCCAGGACTAATGAGGAAGTGCACCCACACTAGAGTGTGGGCTACGTTCCTTCTAACCTTTCTTTTGTTGGTTTCTGCCATGGGTGAAAGTCTTGGATTGGCCCCAGGTAAATTAGTTTTCATTATTGCATCTCTCTTCTCATTGCCAATGTGATCTCTGTGCTCACTTTAGTAGCATTTTGTTTCGCAGATGCTGAAACAAGCTCAAATGGTCGAAGAATCTTGAGGGAACATAAGAATCAGATGATGCCCCAGGTAAAACTTCATTCTTTGGATAGTTTTCCCCAACTGTATCTAGTATTCGTCAGTATAAGAGATAAAGATTCAGAGTTAAAAAAAATGTGCTGACCCTCACCTGAGGTAATAAACAAATAGTTCGCTTGGGTTTCTCTATCTAGTAATCCTTTTTCCTAAGAATATAATTCCATACTTAACAGAGAGCCTTGGTCTTTATGTACTTACGTTTTTATAGCATCATTTGAAAGGAACTAAACTGAGAGAGATGTTCAAAATACATTCAACATAAGCCAGACCAAGCACTTAGGTTGATGATAGATAACATTGCCCTTAATCCATTACCCTTATTTTATAGACCATATTCTTATTAGCTAACGTGGTGaggttccatgatgaaatagtaTAATGTACTGGTACGAGTGCATGTAAAACATCTCTACAAATTCATTAAAACTATTATGACAGTCAGAACCAGTATCAATATTTGTCTAAGTGAACTATCTTTATAAATGAATGCAAGCTCTTACtcagattattaaaaaaaaaaaaaacaaatgcgAGCTTCTCTTTTATCACTGTGATATGGTATTTTTGAGCTGAAAAACTGATAGCTTGTCTTATTTTGGAGCAGAAGCAGGTCGACAACAATCACCTGAAGGGACTCTTTGCAACTGGTTCGAGCTTGCCTGATTGTTCGCATGCATGTGGGCCATGCTTTCCATGCAAAAGGGTTATGGTGAGCTTCAAATGCTCAATCGCTGAGTCATGCCCGATTGTCTACCGATGCATGTGCAATGGAAAATACTATCATGTGCCTTCCAATTGATATGCATGTTATATTACATGCATTAGGACTGCAATTCAGAAGGAATCCATgagttatcttttcttttttttttttttttcctaaaaaaaagAATCTCTTCTCTACTACTATGTTGGAGGATTAGGATAGAACTGATGAAGGTAGAGAAGTGTAATAGGGGGATCTTGTAAATGATGAGCTTGTGAAATTGGTAATGGTGTAGttggtgctttgatttttgagatATTGAAGTTTTTCCCCTTTAATATAATGCTTGTTTTAGAACATTAAAAAATGCACCGTCTAATAATCTACTCTTGAGGAGACGAGCTaagttcatttatttatttattttttttaaaaacaatgGTGGATGATGTTTCTAACATCAAAACTTGGAGTAGAGCTAATCCTTTGAGGACCATCTTATGTATGCGGATAAAGCAAACTTCCCCTCACAACAAGGGTTTGGAGAGGGCGTACCATCTTTTATATAGTGCTTTTATGGTTCTCCTATCCAGACTAGCACATTCACATGTACTACTTATAAAAGATTGTCCACCAAAATTACATCTATTGAGTAAATTTGAAGCACACATTGATTTTTCTCTTTATTCTCGTAAAGCTTCACCAATGTTACTAATATGCTGAAAATATTTGCCGAGATGAGAGGTATTCCGATTAAAAAAGCCACCAATCGCCACTTTGAACACCATACTTAGTCTTAGAGCATGGTTCATCTTAATGGAGACCATCTTAtggaaataaataattaaaaaaaaaaatgctgccaAATGCTTCAACTTATAAACTGCTGTAGAAGGCCGCCTTAATAAATCAGTGAAAGGCTTAAAGAATGAAACCTTTCCAAATACAACTTTTTAAACATTTGATTCTTCCCATACAAATACCTGAACTTGGCACAAGCCTCAAGCACTTAAGCATAACTGCATTAATCAATTGCTTGCCATGCCCTTTTGCATCCCGCGAAATTCTCTGTGCCataggcggtgtagaaaatccaatgTGAAGTATACTATCTCGTCCGATTGATCTACgtagtcatcattttttaacatgcattaaCACCTGCAGAttaattttttcgtttaaaaattttatatgacgaaaatatctatcttttgaaaaaattatgacattctatattcATATTAGGATATCCTGTGTCTATAAtatccacaggatgtcataaattttttttaaagaatagaggtattttcgtcattcaaaattttcaaaagaaaaaaccgatttgcaggtattaaatatgcattggaaagtgattggacaaaaatatccctctcatattatgatatccgaagccatattatgacatcttggacTATATTATGTcgtagaatattataattttttttcaaaaaataaaaatattttcatcatataaaatttttaaataaaaaaatctatctataggcattaaatgcgcgttagAAAATGATGATTACGTGGACCAATCAGATGAGATGGTGCACTCCATGAtgaattttctacaccacccgcggtgcacaaagaatttctctttgcaTCCCTTCATAGTGCTCCATGCAACaacatcatcaagaaaaataacaCCGATATTAATATTGTTATAGCTCAAGGCTTGCAATTAAGGATTTGTGTATCCGTTTATTCTGGTTTCAAATTCAGCATCTCTAATTTAAGTGGTGGAGTGACAATGCGATGATTAGTAAACGAAAGAAAAAAATACCGTCTAGCAAGCAAAAGAACCGGATCCGTGGCGCAATGGTAGCGCGTCTGACTCCAGATCAGAAGGTTGCGTGTTCGATTCACGTCGGGTTCAATTCCCCaaaatctttttattttaattttctaatcgtagctcttgaaatttttgaatttccaatcgcACCCGTTCATTTGCTCAACCTATCACGACATAGCAATCAAACGGCCCGCATCGATCAAAAATCCATCTTCGCTCAGCCCCTCTTCCTCGCGGCCGCGGAACTCTTCCAGTTCGACCGTGGAGGaacgagaaagaagaccctgcGAAATCCCCTCTAGATCCAACTCTACATTCCTTTTCCCGGCTGCCAAATCGATCAATTGAGACTTCGAACCACTACTCATCGCGATGCCCCCAAACCCCGCCCCTCCCCTTTCTTCTCTCCAGCTCTCAACCCAATCTCCATTCCCCTTCTCCGCTCCTAAATTTCAGCGccccactcttcttcttcttcgaagaATTCCCGTTCGAGCGGCGAGCTCTGTGTCCACCCGGCCGAAAAAGAAGAAGGCAGCCGAGAAGGGCAACGGGCAGCCGGAGGCGGAGGAGCTCGTCCGTGTGATACTGAGGAAGGCGGGAGATGGGAAGGAGCCGCTGGTGGCGACGCTCAGTAAGTACGTGAAGGTGGTGAGGACGGAGCACTGCTTCATGCTGTTCGAGGAGCTTGGGAAGAGGGATTCCTGGCTTCAGTGCTTGGAGGTGCGTCTCTTTTTCCCTATCTCTTCTGTTTGTAGGCGCTGGAGGAAGAAATGtggtgattctttttttttttttcccagttAAAAGATTGCATTTTGATGCTTCTATGAGAGTTCAAGTGGTGATTTGGTTGATGAATTTGTTCTTGTCTGAGATATTTGGGTTTTTTTTGCGAAATGATTGCATTTTTTATTCTCCATTGATTTGTTTGAATTGTTGCTGTGAGTTATCTGATTGAAACTTGGTTCCAGTGGTAGAGGTTTGGTTATAGTATGTTTAACTTATTCATTCTGTAGAAACTTTTATATGATTTTCCGTATTCCTCTACTTATCTCCATGTTATTATGTTTCTGAAAACATTCCATGACCGGTTGTCTATGTAACATCGAATGTTGTTATGGAACTCCGTTGGAGAGGGGTCTATCAACAGTTGTTGAATCCAAAAGTTGCAATTAAATCTTTATTTAGTTTCTGTAGTTGTTTGGAACTTCTTCAATGGTTGTTATACAGTAATTCCCTCCGGGATTTGAATGCCTGGTTATTACAACAACCAGTGATTGCTGAGTGTGAAGCTAATCAATGTCATGTGTTGCTCCAACGCACTTGCATTGTTTGTACTTAATTATGTATGCTTTGAATGATAATGATCAATTGCATTCATACTAGTGGATTATGTTCCTCTTGTCTGAAGTTAGTGAATAAAACTAGTGCTTGATAGGCATCTCGAGAACTTGGAAATATGGAGTTCATGATTTTCAACTAAGTCTTTTCTAGTGGAGGTTGATAAATGAAGGTGGCGCAAATGACATATATCACAGGGCAGTTCTACAATATCCATGAGGAATCACTTCATAACTAGTGTTTATAATCTAAAAGGTGTGAACTGATTTTGGAAAGGCTGTATATTCACTTTTCTATATAACTTCCTTTTTCTAATTGCAGCCAAATACACTTCATCAAATTCTAAGTATATAGTTTATCTGTTTATTCCTTTTGCTTTAATAATTTTCTATAGTTTCCGAAGTAAGAGAATATTTTGTTAGGTGAACTTGCTTGTGTGTCACCAAATTGATCTTCTAAAATTCTTGTCAAGTTAGTCATTTTGTTGTGATACCCTTTTCACAGATTTACAGTATGACCCATAACTTCAATTCTGCAGTAGCTTGTGCAAGATTAATATCTTCGATCATAGCCTTTTCCTTGGCTTCAATGCAGCTACTGTGATGTGCGACCCAATTTTTTCATCTCTGTTCTTTGCAAGTTAGTTCTTATTTCTCAGTTCTATATCACCAAGCATCTTGATTCACTATCTCTAGCTTATTTTTGTTGAATAGAATAttgtttaattatattaaataggtAACATGACTCTCAGTTCCAATCAGAAAGCTTCAATCAATGGGAAGATCATTAATCAAAAATTAACCCACATATGCGAGTTATCGAATTGGCTTTATTGTTCCTCTACCCAGTAAGCACCTTTATTAGCATTGTTGAAGGTTGAAGATGCAATTTGCATATCTGACATAGTTGATTCCTTACGCTAGAAACTTTAGGCAGCATGGCACCTCCATTGCCCTCTCACCATGTTCAGCAGTGCCAGAGAACCAGCCTTCACAAAAACCTGGAAAATTTTGTGTTCTTGCTTAGTGGCttcctgcattgcatccatgccAGCATTTTTCATTGACAGAGTGCTTATGTGTTACATGACTGCTAGTCCATAATTATGTTGTTACGTTCTCTCTTTAAAATATATGCACTGAGAACCAAAGAGATAATTAAATGGTACCCCTTTTCTCAGGAAcataataataatgtaatatcCACACATAAATGTTCCTGCATAACACACATAaacatatatccatatctatataatTACACACACATGCAATACGTACACAAGCATACATCCTTATCTGTATAATTATGCATGCTCACATACACAATACGCACACACAaacatatatccatatctatttaattaCAAACACACATGCATGTGAGCACACACTATAGACACATGCAATATGcagacaaacatatatatatgtctatattatTATGCATGCAAACACACTCACACATTACACAAACACAAACGTATATCTGTATCCACGTAAGTACACACACGCACATGCACAGGCACAGAGATAATACATAGACACAAACATATAGCTATATCTATGTATCTAGAGAAACACACATGCAAATACATAGTTATGAGTTGGGCCACCTGCTAAATGTTAAATCTTTGATAAAAGACATAACAATTCCAAATTTAATGATGGGTCATCCAAAAAAAATGttaatatatatgcatgtgtgtatatatatatgcattatATGTACACACATGCACAGGAACACATATGTAGACACATACAACATATTGGCAGGGTTTTTATGGACTTGTTTTGTGCCTTTTACAGTCATACATTAAGATTATGCTAGAATGGATCAAATCTCATAACATTAACaaagaaaaatctaatttcaatttttagttctTTTAAATTTCTTGACAGGAATGCAGAGGTATTACTTTTTATTTGTATCTAGTCTAAACTTTTGTAGATACTTGCGGTTCCAACTAGCATAGAACATCTTGTCATGGTTGGAACCCTGAACCTTCTCAGGAATTAGCAGTCATACTATTGTTTTTCTATTCCTCCACTTCAAATGCATGTCTATAAATGTGCTTGCATAAGTGATCACACGGATTTAATATACTTGTCTGAAACCTAAAATACACCGCATTTTGCATTGCACGTAACTTTAATTTATGCTGCTTATTTTTAGGTATTCAGATGGATGCAGAGACAGCGTTGGTATATTGCTGATAATGGTATTTACTCGAAGCTGATATCCGTGATGGGGAAGAAAGGCCAGACAAGGATGGCCATGTGGCTTTTTTCTGAGATGCGGAAAAGTGGTTGTAGACCGGACACTTCTGTATACAATTCGCTCATTACTGCACATCTTCATTCACGAGATAAAGCTAAGGCTCTATCAAAAGCCCTTGGGTACTTTGAGAAGATGAAAGGCATTGAAAGATGCCAACCCAATGTTGTGACCTACAACATTCTTTTGAGAGCATTTGCTCAGGCCAGGGATGTAAAACAAGTCAATGCATTATTCAAAGATCTTGATGAAAGCATCATATCTCCTGATATCTACACTTACAATGGTGTCATGGATGCATATGGGAAGAATGGCATGCTCAAAGAAATGGAGTCTGTACTTAAGCGCATGAAAAGCAATCAGTGCAAGCCAGACACAATCACGTTCAATCTACTAATTGATGCATATGGCAGGCGACAAGCATTTGATAAAATGGAACAAGTGTTTAAGAGCTTGTTGCACTCAAAGGAGAAGCCTACTCTTCCTACGTTTAACTCGATGATAACAAATTATGGGAAAGCTAGGCTTAGAGAGAAGGCAGAATTTGCTTTCAAGAAGATGATTGATTTAGGCTTCAAACCCAGTTATGTGACATACGAATGTCTTATAACAACTTATGGATACTGTGACTGTGCTTCAAGAGCCAGAGAGATATTTGATGAGATGATAAATACCCAAAAGGCAGTGCAAATTTCTACTTTGAATGCTATGCTTGATGCCTATTGCATCAATGATTTGCACTATGAAGCTGATAAGCTATTGGATTATGCTATTAAAAAAGGTTTCGTGCCAAATGCTTCAACGTATAGATTACTCTACAAGGCCTACACTAAAGCTAACATGAAAGAGCTCCTTGACAATTTGCTGAAGCGAATGGATGAACAGGGGATTGTTCCAAACAAGAAGTTCTTTTTGGAGGCATTAGAAGCCTTTGGTTCTTCTCAAAAAAGACCCAAATCCAGTCATGAGATAGATGCTTCAAACATGCCACAAATTAGTGCCAAGGAATAGCCTTAACCCATCAAGAAGTTTCTTGCCATGTCTTTCCCATCACTAGCTGCCTAATGAGGTCACCATCAATAGGACATCCAGTTGTGACTGTCGATAGTCTGATCTTGCTTGAAGTTACTTTTGGTGCAGTAAAATTACATGATCACTGTGCAAGGAAGTTAAATTGGGACATTCTACACCAGAACCGAAGCAAGTGCTTGAGTCTTTTTGTCAATTTATTGGTATGCATAGCTTGACCTTTGATCATTATTATCAATTTTGTTTTTCAATAGtttaaattaaatatgtattATTGAAGCTAATGATAATCAAAATTGCCACTCTTATTACTTGTATAGTTTTAAATCAGGCAATATATCATCTTATATCTGAGTTTTTCTTTTGGATTGTTGAAGTTACCTTTTATGCATCAGGAGGAAATATTGTCGTGTAGAAGGTGCAAAAGGAGAAGGCAGAAATCATTACAAGGTACAGCCACGAATTCAGCTAGGAAACTGTATCTACCGAAATTATTGATTTAAATTGAGTCTAGGTACGTATCAATAGTAGCATATTTTCAGGCCATAAAAATATAGTTATGTTTGGTATTGAATTGTGTGGTAAATCAGTTAATCTAAAAAGTCCACACCTTTGATCAAGATCTACACATCTTGTAACACGAAGCAAATTTCAATTGAGCTTgattagataaaataatttgttgCTGCAAGAGAACTGGCCTTTTCATAACTGCTTAGTATTTGGCTAAAAATCATATGAGCTCTAATAGTTTCTTTTTGACATAGCAAGGCTCAAAGTTAGTGTTGTAGATCATCTGCAGAAAAAAGGTTTCTCATATCCTAAATCTGTTTACATATCTTgggatttcctttttttttttttttttcttatttgatttttttttcatgcctCCTTACTGACAAAGGCTTTAGAAACAGAGGAGACAAGATGACTAAGACCGATAGACATTGTCTATGGAACACTTATCAATCAAAGATCTCATTATTATGCCtattatttatcaaaaataatcttGCTTACTGTTTTTGATGGATTCACATTTCTTTAGATCGACCTGCCTACCAAGTTGTAGTTTCCATGTTTCAAGTTTACTGtgcatttgattttatattttcttttgtgTTCTGAGAAGTGAGTTTGATTTTTCTGTTAGATAGGGACAAGCAAATTTTGCAGTCAACATTCAGCATTCTATGACTTCACACAACAATTCCAATGCTCCAGATAAGAAAAAGTCTGCATAACTAATAGGATTTAACGAGACAGGGAGCAGTATTTGTGAGATAACAAATCCACCATCAACTGATTCAAGCTAAGGGTTATTCTAAGGCTTGAGTCCACCTTTGGCCCATGTGGAGTATTAAGCAAGTTACATAAATAGCTTGTAATTGTTCATTTGTTCTGTGCTAGATAACTTGGAATGCCTCCTCATCTCATTTTGTCATCTAGGAGCAAATACTCACAAAAGGTTGAAAAAGACAATCAGCTTCAGCATGATTGCTTGTTTGTTTGGGCTTGAAGAGACTGAAAAGAGcaacctacaaaaaaaaaaaaaaaaaaatcataaaatatgaaaaaaaccaTAATCcacattttacaaaaaaatataatgtcTTTGAGGGCATCGAATTTGTTCTGTGTTTCATGTTTTTTGCTTTACCCAAGTGCGTTTTTGTTCGTCTGTCCTAATTTCTGTTTCTTTATCCATCAAGCTGGAAGATTTCTTTGTTATCTCTTGCAATATTGGTCCTTCTAAAGCAAATGGAGATGTTGTTGATTGACAATGGCATCATTGCAAGTTTGTAACAGTCTCTCCTCCTTTTTTCCCGTCTTCCAATTTTTCTTGGGACTTTACAGAAATAGTTTTTTCTATAAAAATGGAATGAATATTCTCCATAAATGTGATGAATAACCTTTTCATTATGAACAAATAACATGTGAGATTCTTGTCATATTGGTTTAGAACACTGGAATGTCTATCAacttgaatattggagatggaatatCATTAATGCACAGTGTTGATTCAACAAATTTCTGGATGAAATATGAGAAATACCAAATTATTTAGTCTTCTTAAGATGTTACCATAAAAATAAATGCTTGAGAAGAAAATTAGGTACCTGAATTTAAATTGTGGCAGATGTTTTTCTTCTTGCAATTTTTAGTATCTAAAAGCAAAAATCCTAAAGCCTTTTAATCTGTACACGCGCGAACTTTTTGTATAAGGTTTCATCAGCATCACTATTTTGGATACTCCATAATTGAAAGG is part of the Elaeis guineensis isolate ETL-2024a chromosome 15, EG11, whole genome shotgun sequence genome and harbors:
- the LOC105058373 gene encoding uncharacterized protein; this translates as MVSLCHLLPPFMNAIPLDRPTLWTVGLGWPGLMRKCTHTRVWATFLLTFLLLVSAMGESLGLAPDAETSSNGRRILREHKNQMMPQKQVDNNHLKGLFATGSSLPDCSHACGPCFPCKRVMVSFKCSIAESCPIVYRCMCNGKYYHVPSN
- the LOC105058376 gene encoding uncharacterized protein, whose translation is MPPNPAPPLSSLQLSTQSPFPFSAPKFQRPTLLLLRRIPVRAASSVSTRPKKKKAAEKGNGQPEAEELVRVILRKAGDGKEPLVATLSKYVKVVRTEHCFMLFEELGKRDSWLQCLEVFRWMQRQRWYIADNGIYSKLISVMGKKGQTRMAMWLFSEMRKSGCRPDTSVYNSLITAHLHSRDKAKALSKALGYFEKMKGIERCQPNVVTYNILLRAFAQARDVKQVNALFKDLDESIISPDIYTYNGVMDAYGKNGMLKEMESVLKRMKSNQCKPDTITFNLLIDAYGRRQAFDKMEQVFKSLLHSKEKPTLPTFNSMITNYGKARLREKAEFAFKKMIDLGFKPSYVTYECLITTYGYCDCASRAREIFDEMINTQKAVQISTLNAMLDAYCINDLHYEADKLLDYAIKKGFVPNASTYRLLYKAYTKANMKELLDNLLKRMDEQGIVPNKKFFLEALEAFGSSQKRPKSSHEIDASNMPQISAKE